From Emcibacteraceae bacterium, the proteins below share one genomic window:
- a CDS encoding RlmE family RNA methyltransferase codes for MIKKPKLSKSGKERKLDPRGIVRGEKTRVKTARYRKSSSTRWLQRQLNDPYVAAAKRDGYRSRAAYKLLELDEKFNFLHGVKSVVDLGAAPGGWAQVAAKQCAGDVRIIGIDLLEVAPVPGAIMLQMDFTTDEAEKALLDLIDGPVDLVMSDMAAATTGHQNTDYLRTIGLVELAFDFATKVLVKNGTFVAKVFAGGTDNKLLEDVKKRFKSVRHYKPPASRSESKETYLVAQGFLG; via the coding sequence ATGATTAAAAAACCCAAACTCAGCAAAAGCGGTAAGGAAAGAAAGCTTGACCCGCGCGGTATTGTTCGCGGCGAAAAAACACGGGTTAAGACGGCGCGTTACCGCAAATCATCGTCAACACGCTGGCTTCAGCGCCAGCTTAATGATCCCTATGTGGCGGCGGCAAAGCGTGACGGGTACCGCAGCCGGGCCGCTTATAAACTGCTGGAGCTTGATGAAAAATTTAATTTCCTGCACGGGGTTAAATCGGTTGTTGACCTTGGCGCGGCACCGGGCGGATGGGCGCAGGTTGCGGCAAAGCAGTGCGCGGGTGATGTGCGGATTATCGGCATTGACCTGCTCGAAGTGGCGCCAGTGCCGGGGGCCATTATGCTGCAAATGGATTTTACCACCGATGAAGCGGAAAAAGCTCTGCTCGATCTTATTGACGGCCCTGTCGATCTGGTGATGAGCGATATGGCGGCCGCCACAACCGGGCATCAGAATACCGATTATTTAAGGACCATCGGCCTTGTCGAGCTGGCCTTTGATTTTGCCACCAAGGTATTGGTGAAAAACGGTACCTTCGTCGCCAAGGTTTTTGCCGGAGGAACTGACAATAAGCTGCTTGAGGATGTCAAGAAACGTTTTAAATCCGTCCGCCATTATAAACCACCGGCCAGCCGCTCCGAAAGCAAGGAAACATACCTGGTGGCACAGGGGTTTCTTGGGTAA
- a CDS encoding Ppx/GppA phosphatase family protein yields MKNNNNDNGSAEERRAAQGEKQNRPSTKNRRNSEPGKSHVYGVVDLGTNNCRLLVAVPNANGFKVIDSFSRIVRLGEGLKEQKKISVEATERTVSALKICMEKMRRRGVTRMWNVATQACREAENGAEFVKTIEDQVKISLDIINPQEEARLAVMGCKELLDTKYNSGIIFDIGGGSTEIIWINFCKKRIPEIIDWISIPLGVVNLSEEYGTREALPIAHYEEMKERVKDHLVPFEQKHNIAVSIAESRVQLMGTSGTVTTLTSMHLNQAIYDRNEVDGAWMKAADLVNLCQDLAKLDYAERLALNNIGNDRAELVVAGCAILDAIIDVWPIDDVRVADRGIREGMLHHLMDEQRQKNRATRRKRSRKRYFLKRKKKKAVNAEQGTND; encoded by the coding sequence ATGAAAAATAATAATAATGACAATGGTTCCGCTGAAGAAAGGCGGGCTGCGCAGGGGGAGAAGCAGAACCGGCCATCAACCAAAAACCGTCGAAACAGTGAACCGGGCAAAAGCCATGTGTACGGTGTCGTTGATCTTGGCACCAATAACTGCCGGCTTTTGGTGGCGGTGCCGAACGCGAACGGTTTTAAGGTTATTGACAGTTTTTCCCGAATTGTCCGTCTTGGCGAAGGATTAAAGGAACAGAAAAAAATATCGGTGGAGGCAACGGAGCGGACCGTGTCAGCCTTAAAAATCTGTATGGAGAAAATGCGCCGCCGCGGCGTGACCCGCATGTGGAATGTGGCGACGCAGGCCTGTCGGGAGGCGGAAAATGGTGCCGAATTTGTCAAAACCATTGAAGATCAGGTAAAAATCAGCCTTGATATCATCAACCCGCAGGAGGAAGCGCGGCTGGCGGTGATGGGTTGTAAGGAGCTGCTGGACACCAAATATAACAGCGGCATCATTTTTGATATTGGTGGCGGCAGCACGGAAATTATCTGGATCAATTTCTGTAAAAAACGCATTCCCGAAATTATTGACTGGATTTCAATTCCGCTTGGGGTCGTCAACCTGTCCGAGGAATATGGCACACGGGAAGCGCTGCCCATCGCCCACTACGAGGAAATGAAGGAACGGGTTAAGGACCATCTTGTCCCGTTTGAGCAAAAACATAATATTGCCGTCTCTATTGCTGAAAGCCGGGTACAGCTGATGGGCACATCAGGCACGGTGACGACACTGACAAGCATGCATCTTAATCAGGCGATTTATGACCGCAATGAAGTGGACGGTGCCTGGATGAAGGCGGCTGATCTGGTCAATCTATGTCAGGATCTTGCAAAACTTGATTATGCAGAGCGGCTGGCGCTTAACAATATCGGTAATGACCGGGCCGAACTGGTGGTGGCGGGCTGCGCCATTCTGGATGCAATCATTGACGTGTGGCCGATTGATGATGTGCGGGTGGCCGACCGGGGTATCCGTGAAGGGATGCTTCATCATCTGATGGATGAGCAGCGCCAGAAAAACCGGGCTACCCGTAGAAAGCGGTCCCGCAAAAGATATTTCCTGAAACGGAAAAAGAAAAAAGCAGTAAATGCAGAGCAGGGGACAAATGATTAA
- a CDS encoding aminotransferase class I/II-fold pyridoxal phosphate-dependent enzyme, with protein sequence MTNQTKLNRRFFMKTVGAGAVIGGTLGSVPLSTAAMGQMGGMMSSMSNKVNFDAGYDRVGTNSIKFDYIKMINPGKTLDVGMGIADMDFRTLPAVTSALKKRLEIENWGYELPPMDYQDTIVAWNKRRYNIDVPKANILNSLGVLDGVLSILLAFGKKGDHVLLTTPTYSSFFHTVHDAGMHSAESEMKRVNGRYQVDYDDFEKQIAGGVKLFILCNPQNPTGNCWTADELRKMGDICNKHGCLVIADEIHCDFVMAGHKYTPYASLGEAYAQNSFTLKSSSKSFNLASHRTAYFYSDNRSYIDRVLENGHQRLLLNVMGMIASNVALQHGDDYIDEQNAYLTENTRYVAKFCADRIPLIKYQPHEGTYLAWLDCTGLYDKLDAHNKAKELTDYNTKNNITEMDFFEGEVIKKYNAGRYVKEWVMDQARVDINAGQDYGKGGDGFMRMNLATNRAMITKALSNIEAAINAL encoded by the coding sequence ATGACAAATCAAACAAAATTAAATCGGCGTTTCTTTATGAAAACCGTTGGTGCGGGAGCAGTCATTGGGGGAACTTTGGGGAGCGTACCACTATCAACAGCCGCTATGGGGCAAATGGGCGGGATGATGAGCAGTATGTCCAATAAAGTCAATTTTGATGCGGGCTATGACCGTGTCGGCACCAACAGTATTAAATTTGATTATATTAAAATGATTAATCCGGGCAAAACGCTTGATGTCGGCATGGGGATTGCCGATATGGATTTTCGCACCCTGCCCGCGGTGACATCGGCATTGAAAAAGCGTCTTGAAATTGAAAACTGGGGTTATGAGCTGCCACCGATGGATTATCAGGATACGATCGTTGCCTGGAACAAGCGCCGCTACAACATTGATGTGCCCAAAGCCAATATTTTAAACAGCCTTGGTGTGCTTGACGGGGTTCTGTCCATCCTGTTGGCCTTTGGCAAAAAAGGGGATCATGTGTTGCTGACAACGCCAACCTATTCAAGCTTTTTTCACACGGTCCATGATGCGGGAATGCATTCGGCCGAAAGCGAAATGAAGCGCGTTAATGGTCGCTATCAGGTTGATTATGACGATTTTGAAAAACAGATCGCCGGCGGCGTAAAATTATTCATCCTCTGCAACCCCCAAAATCCGACCGGCAACTGCTGGACCGCGGATGAGCTGCGTAAAATGGGGGATATCTGCAACAAACACGGCTGCCTTGTGATCGCCGATGAAATCCACTGTGACTTTGTCATGGCTGGGCATAAATATACCCCCTATGCATCACTGGGGGAGGCTTACGCACAAAACAGCTTCACTTTAAAATCAAGCAGCAAGTCCTTTAACCTTGCCTCGCACAGAACCGCCTATTTCTATTCCGATAATCGCAGCTATATTGACCGTGTCCTTGAAAACGGTCATCAACGGCTTCTTTTGAATGTTATGGGGATGATTGCGTCAAATGTCGCGCTGCAGCATGGCGATGATTATATTGATGAACAGAATGCCTATCTTACCGAAAACACCCGCTATGTGGCAAAATTCTGCGCCGACCGGATCCCGCTGATCAAATATCAGCCCCATGAAGGCACCTATCTGGCGTGGCTTGACTGCACCGGCCTTTATGACAAACTGGACGCCCATAATAAGGCAAAAGAACTGACCGACTATAACACCAAAAACAATATTACCGAGATGGACTTTTTCGAAGGTGAGGTCATTAAAAAATATAACGCCGGTCGCTATGTCAAGGAATGGGTGATGGATCAGGCCCGGGTCGATATCAATGCCGGACAGGATTACGGCAAAGGCGGTGATGGTTTCATGCGTATGAACCTGGCCACCAACCGCGCCATGATCACCAAAGCGCTGAGCAATATCGAAGCCGCCATCAACGCTCTTTGA
- a CDS encoding aminotransferase class I/II-fold pyridoxal phosphate-dependent enzyme produces MDEKSKLNRRFFMKGAGASALIGSALGGSVALPQLASAKGMGGMGMSMTYDLNEEFNRIGAGDSKWDMIRKANRPYDVPFPMGVADMDFRTFPRITEALMTRMGHENWGYHPAPIDFYDNIIAWNKNRYNQDVKRENILNALGVLDGVLSILLTHNKEAKPVLVQTPGYSGFFGIIRTAQFSALENPLKLVDGRWTMDLDTMAKQIDENDVKVMLFCNPQNPTGNCWTADEMRAMGDLCLSKGVLVVADEIHCDFVNKHAKYTPYATIGAKYAQNSYTLKSTSKSFNLAAHHVAYLFSDNDDYITELKKHGHQRGSLNALGMIACNAAYKYGAEYMDDMRAYIDGNCRFLEKFCADEMKDVKYKMQEGTYLAFIDCSAVAKKLGKPMGDKRIGDMLKDFFIQKAGVNLNQGENYGQNGVNYMRMNLATTHRKLHGALNAMKKAIDAI; encoded by the coding sequence ATGGACGAAAAATCAAAACTAAATCGCCGCTTTTTTATGAAAGGGGCCGGGGCATCAGCCCTGATCGGTAGTGCACTGGGGGGAAGTGTCGCGCTGCCGCAATTGGCATCTGCCAAAGGCATGGGTGGCATGGGCATGTCAATGACCTATGACCTAAACGAAGAATTCAACCGTATCGGCGCCGGGGACAGCAAATGGGACATGATCCGCAAAGCGAACCGCCCCTATGACGTACCCTTCCCAATGGGTGTTGCCGATATGGATTTCAGAACATTCCCGCGCATCACCGAAGCGCTAATGACCCGCATGGGCCATGAAAACTGGGGATATCATCCGGCACCGATTGATTTCTATGACAATATCATTGCCTGGAACAAAAACCGCTATAATCAGGATGTGAAACGCGAAAATATCCTCAATGCCCTTGGTGTGCTTGATGGCGTTCTTTCCATCCTGCTGACCCATAACAAGGAAGCAAAACCCGTTCTGGTGCAGACTCCGGGCTATTCCGGCTTCTTCGGCATTATCAGAACCGCCCAGTTCTCGGCTCTTGAAAACCCGCTTAAGCTGGTGGATGGCCGCTGGACCATGGATCTGGACACAATGGCAAAACAGATTGATGAAAATGATGTCAAAGTCATGCTTTTCTGTAACCCGCAGAACCCGACCGGAAACTGCTGGACCGCTGATGAAATGCGGGCGATGGGCGATCTCTGCCTGTCCAAAGGTGTTCTTGTTGTCGCTGATGAAATCCACTGCGACTTTGTCAACAAGCACGCAAAATACACACCTTACGCCACCATCGGCGCCAAATATGCGCAAAACAGCTACACGCTGAAATCAACCAGTAAATCATTCAACCTCGCCGCCCATCATGTGGCCTATCTGTTCTCGGACAATGATGATTATATCACCGAGCTGAAAAAGCACGGCCATCAGCGCGGATCGCTCAATGCGCTCGGCATGATCGCCTGTAACGCCGCCTATAAATATGGCGCCGAATATATGGATGATATGCGCGCCTATATTGACGGTAACTGCAGATTCCTTGAAAAATTCTGCGCCGATGAAATGAAGGACGTTAAATATAAGATGCAGGAAGGCACCTACCTCGCCTTTATCGACTGTTCGGCTGTTGCCAAAAAGCTTGGCAAACCAATGGGCGATAAACGGATTGGCGATATGCTGAAGGATTTCTTCATACAGAAAGCCGGTGTCAACCTTAACCAGGGCGAAAATTACGGTCAAAATGGTGTCAACTATATGCGGATGAACCTGGCCACCACCCATAGAAAACTGCACGGTGCTCTAAACGCCATGAAAAAAGCAATCGACGCCATCTAG
- a CDS encoding lysozyme — protein sequence MKKLQNYQQPEKQPISELVLNGSSNDDSVASMKMSEPQRPAIDPAILSRADQQATGYKPFIELKVDDYLAAPRVDASKLQASSHLRNHIRKLETYVPKIADDGFGNPTGGFGHTKWSGSNRQIGDPVSTYEAELLLTKDIEEAERTVKRLVGNLPLRQNEYDALVDLAFNVGAPALNSTNSPNLNIAIKAGDYAGIGQNLKYTKANNQFSSGLGNRSKSRIDLYTLGIYARRYD from the coding sequence ATGAAAAAGCTGCAAAATTACCAGCAGCCGGAAAAACAACCAATAAGTGAATTAGTATTGAATGGTTCAAGCAATGATGATAGTGTTGCTTCCATGAAAATGTCAGAACCACAAAGACCAGCAATTGACCCTGCCATACTTAGCCGCGCGGACCAACAGGCGACGGGGTATAAGCCATTTATCGAGCTAAAGGTGGATGATTATTTAGCCGCGCCACGGGTAGATGCGTCAAAATTACAGGCGAGCAGCCATTTACGCAACCATATCAGAAAACTGGAAACTTATGTGCCAAAAATTGCGGATGACGGATTTGGTAATCCAACGGGCGGTTTTGGTCATACAAAATGGAGTGGTTCAAACAGGCAAATTGGCGATCCGGTATCAACCTATGAAGCAGAGCTTTTGCTAACAAAGGATATTGAAGAAGCGGAAAGAACGGTAAAAAGGCTGGTTGGGAACCTTCCTCTCAGGCAGAATGAATATGACGCCCTTGTTGATCTGGCCTTTAATGTCGGGGCACCAGCCCTGAACAGCACAAATAGCCCTAACCTTAATATAGCCATAAAGGCTGGTGACTATGCAGGAATCGGACAAAATTTAAAATATACAAAAGCAAATAATCAATTTTCATCAGGGCTTGGAAACAGAAGCAAGTCAAGAATTGATCTTTATACTCTTGGAATTTATGCAAGGAGATATGACTAA